In Rhodococcus sp. OK302, one genomic interval encodes:
- a CDS encoding DUF732 domain-containing protein: MSLFSGNRNTFARAIAVGSLALATGGLLVACGSDDSTVTSTPVTSSVVASSSSAAPSSSASASTTTTVSAPPTSPGAAATAPPEQPQSIEGFPGPTNVEVSPKAQAFLDGLKAKGITPEGDGSIAVNTANYICAANVQGTSDAEVLALVTAVVGSAAPDGTAITPEQATANAQIYIDVANATFCK; the protein is encoded by the coding sequence ATGTCGCTTTTCTCGGGTAACCGAAACACGTTTGCGCGCGCGATCGCGGTGGGATCTCTGGCGCTCGCCACCGGTGGCCTACTGGTCGCCTGTGGCAGTGACGATTCGACCGTCACATCCACTCCGGTGACATCGTCCGTCGTGGCGTCTTCTTCTTCGGCCGCCCCGAGCAGTTCAGCTTCGGCGTCCACGACTACGACGGTCTCAGCGCCGCCCACCAGCCCCGGAGCGGCAGCTACGGCACCGCCGGAGCAGCCCCAGAGCATCGAAGGTTTCCCGGGTCCGACAAACGTGGAGGTCAGCCCCAAAGCGCAGGCGTTCCTCGACGGTCTGAAGGCAAAGGGTATTACTCCGGAGGGTGACGGCAGCATTGCCGTCAACACCGCCAACTACATCTGCGCTGCCAACGTTCAGGGCACCTCCGACGCCGAGGTCTTGGCACTGGTCACCGCTGTTGTGGGCTCCGCGGCTCCGGACGGCACCGCGATCACACCCGAGCAGGCCACAGCGAACGCGCAGATCTACATCGACGTCGCCAACGCCACTTTCTGCAAGTAG
- a CDS encoding alpha/beta hydrolase-fold protein codes for MRVGLARADRRRSHGTYRSKVVGTLAALLVLPIAAGLTTAGTATAAPVPALTAPVATQNQGGATVGKVEWLSERRVALWINSPSMGIPIQVQVLLARDWNVTPTASFPSVWMLDGLRATDIENGWTAETDAESFYADKNVNVILPVGGQSSFYADWLKPDNGVFYQWETFLTKELPSILENDWRTTQTRGVVGLSMGGTAAMALTARNPGFFKFAASLSGILTTTSLGMPQAIGYAMNDAGQFDSTAMWGPPSNPAWAAHDPYSIADKLKGVSLYVSSGSGTTGPYDQPSLVPGVSTNYAGMGLEILARLTSQTFATKLNTLGIPAQINYRPSGTHSWPYWQFELHQLWPQLANAIGTDVEKPLCGASGAIGATAAANTWIGDCVTSEYSVAGGLAQDFRNGRIYWTSGTGANPVAGRIAGEYMNNGAAAGPLGFPTTPELGTPDGRGRYNHFQKGSIYWTPQTGAHAVSGPILDEWSRQGWEGGPLGYPVAAAIATPGKAGNVQGFEIGAMYNSDNGTYAVMGMIMAKYGEQGWEGGWLGFPKSNEGVVKDNGRFTEFDGGNIYWSPASGAWTVANGPIFDGWKSVGYEAGKIGFPISDKFDIPGGVQQNFQFGWITVIGDKTEVHQ; via the coding sequence ATGCGAGTAGGCCTTGCCAGGGCGGACCGTCGTCGGTCCCACGGGACTTATCGATCGAAGGTCGTCGGAACGCTGGCAGCTCTGCTGGTCCTGCCGATCGCGGCAGGTCTGACGACTGCAGGCACCGCCACCGCTGCCCCCGTCCCGGCGCTCACCGCACCGGTCGCGACCCAGAACCAGGGCGGCGCGACTGTCGGCAAGGTCGAGTGGCTCAGCGAGCGTCGCGTCGCACTGTGGATCAACTCTCCGTCGATGGGCATTCCGATTCAGGTTCAGGTTCTCCTGGCCCGTGACTGGAATGTGACTCCGACGGCGTCCTTCCCCTCCGTCTGGATGCTCGACGGCCTTCGCGCCACCGACATCGAGAACGGTTGGACCGCCGAAACCGACGCAGAATCGTTCTACGCGGACAAGAACGTCAACGTGATTCTTCCCGTGGGCGGTCAGTCCAGCTTCTACGCCGACTGGCTCAAGCCCGACAACGGCGTCTTCTACCAGTGGGAAACATTCCTGACGAAGGAACTGCCGTCCATTCTCGAGAACGACTGGCGAACCACGCAGACTCGTGGCGTCGTCGGACTCTCCATGGGTGGCACGGCTGCGATGGCCCTCACCGCACGTAACCCAGGCTTCTTCAAGTTCGCAGCGTCGCTGTCCGGAATCCTGACGACGACTTCGCTCGGTATGCCCCAGGCAATCGGCTACGCGATGAACGACGCCGGACAATTCGACTCCACCGCTATGTGGGGCCCGCCGTCCAACCCCGCGTGGGCTGCTCACGATCCGTACTCGATCGCAGACAAGCTCAAGGGCGTCAGCCTGTACGTCTCCAGTGGTAGCGGTACCACCGGTCCGTACGACCAGCCGTCTCTGGTTCCCGGCGTCAGCACCAATTACGCCGGCATGGGCCTCGAAATTCTGGCTCGACTGACGTCGCAGACATTTGCGACCAAGCTCAACACCCTCGGCATTCCCGCCCAGATCAACTACCGTCCGTCCGGCACGCACTCGTGGCCGTACTGGCAGTTCGAGCTTCATCAGCTGTGGCCGCAGCTCGCCAACGCAATCGGTACCGATGTAGAGAAGCCTCTCTGCGGCGCTTCCGGTGCGATCGGTGCAACAGCAGCGGCAAACACCTGGATCGGTGACTGTGTCACGTCCGAGTACAGCGTCGCCGGTGGCCTTGCTCAGGACTTCCGTAACGGCCGCATCTACTGGACCTCGGGTACCGGTGCCAATCCTGTTGCCGGCCGCATTGCCGGCGAATACATGAACAACGGTGCAGCAGCCGGCCCGCTCGGCTTCCCGACCACCCCGGAACTGGGAACGCCCGACGGACGTGGACGCTACAACCACTTCCAGAAGGGTTCCATCTACTGGACCCCGCAGACCGGCGCGCATGCAGTGAGCGGACCGATCTTGGACGAATGGTCCCGGCAGGGATGGGAAGGTGGCCCGCTCGGCTACCCGGTTGCTGCCGCGATCGCGACTCCCGGCAAGGCCGGCAACGTGCAGGGCTTCGAAATCGGAGCGATGTACAACAGCGACAACGGCACCTACGCGGTCATGGGCATGATCATGGCCAAGTACGGCGAACAGGGCTGGGAAGGCGGATGGCTCGGCTTCCCCAAGTCCAATGAAGGTGTGGTCAAGGACAACGGCCGCTTCACCGAGTTCGACGGCGGCAACATCTACTGGAGCCCCGCATCTGGTGCCTGGACCGTCGCCAACGGACCGATTTTCGACGGCTGGAAGAGCGTCGGCTACGAAGCCGGCAAGATCGGATTCCCGATCAGTGACAAGTTCGACATCCCCGGCGGAGTTCAGCAGAACTTCCAGTTCGGCTGGATCACGGTGATCGGCGACAAGACCGAAGTTCACCAGTAG
- the fadD32 gene encoding long-chain-fatty-acid--AMP ligase FadD32 has translation MNALFDGFLDEKGRIRLKEGFTLVDYVEQHSRVNADELAYRYIDYSRERDGEAQELTWHQFGVRLRAVAARLQQVTKRGDRVAILAPQGLDYVVSFFAAIQAGSIAVPLFDPDEPGHSDRLHAVLGDCKPTAILTAASSAAGVRALFRSLPAAERPRIIAVDAIPDTVGDTWVRPDIGFDDIAYLQYTSGSTRVPAGVEITHRAVGTNALQMVDSLELTEDSRGVTWLPLFHDMGLLTVILPAFGGKYITIMSPRAFVQRPYRWIKELAAASDDAGTFAAAPNFAFEHAAARGLPKDGEKLDLSNVIGLINGSEPVTTSSMRKFNEAFGPYGLPKTAIKPSYGMAEATLFVSSTKHSDEAKVIYVDRAELNKGRMVIVDQNAENAIAQVSCGYVSRSQWAAIVDPETATEVPDNYVGEIWLHGENIGIGYWGRPDETAETFHNKLTNRLPEDSHTEDLPMDANWMRTGDFGVYVDGELYITGRVKDLVIVDGRNHYPQDIEVSAQEASPALRPGFVAAFAVPANQLPPVVFANSHSGLTFDDDDASEQLVIVAERAPGAGKADPQPIADTVRAAIASRHGVTARDILLVPAGSIPRTSSGKIARRACKASYIEGTLRGGYQQSAFPDSV, from the coding sequence ATGAACGCGCTGTTCGATGGTTTTCTCGACGAGAAGGGCCGGATTCGCCTTAAAGAAGGCTTTACTCTGGTCGATTATGTCGAGCAACACTCGCGTGTCAACGCGGACGAGCTTGCGTACCGCTACATCGATTACTCACGTGAGCGTGACGGCGAAGCGCAGGAGTTGACGTGGCACCAGTTCGGTGTACGTCTGCGCGCTGTTGCTGCGCGTCTGCAGCAGGTCACCAAGCGCGGCGACCGAGTGGCGATTCTGGCGCCCCAGGGCCTGGACTATGTAGTTTCGTTCTTCGCGGCCATTCAGGCCGGTTCCATTGCCGTTCCGCTTTTCGATCCCGACGAGCCCGGTCACTCCGATCGCCTGCACGCAGTCCTCGGTGACTGCAAGCCGACGGCCATCCTGACGGCCGCGTCGTCGGCCGCCGGTGTCCGTGCGCTCTTCCGGTCGCTGCCGGCTGCGGAACGTCCCCGCATCATCGCCGTCGACGCCATTCCCGACACCGTCGGTGATACGTGGGTTCGCCCCGACATCGGTTTCGACGACATCGCCTACCTCCAGTACACGTCGGGTTCGACGCGAGTTCCCGCCGGTGTGGAGATCACACACCGCGCTGTCGGAACCAATGCCCTGCAGATGGTCGACTCTCTCGAACTCACCGAGGATTCACGCGGCGTCACCTGGCTGCCCCTGTTTCACGACATGGGTCTGCTCACGGTCATCCTGCCTGCGTTCGGTGGCAAGTACATCACCATCATGAGCCCGCGGGCGTTCGTCCAGCGGCCGTACCGCTGGATCAAGGAACTCGCAGCCGCTTCGGACGATGCCGGCACATTCGCGGCTGCCCCCAACTTCGCCTTCGAGCATGCTGCTGCGCGCGGTCTGCCCAAGGACGGCGAGAAACTGGACCTGAGCAACGTCATCGGTCTGATCAACGGCAGTGAGCCGGTCACGACGTCGTCGATGCGCAAGTTCAACGAAGCCTTCGGGCCCTACGGTCTGCCCAAGACAGCGATCAAGCCGTCGTACGGAATGGCCGAGGCGACGCTGTTCGTGTCCTCGACCAAGCATTCCGACGAGGCCAAGGTCATCTACGTCGACCGCGCCGAGCTCAACAAGGGCCGCATGGTCATCGTCGATCAGAACGCAGAAAATGCGATCGCGCAGGTTTCGTGTGGATACGTCTCGCGTAGCCAGTGGGCTGCCATCGTCGATCCCGAAACTGCGACCGAGGTTCCCGACAATTACGTCGGCGAGATCTGGTTGCACGGCGAGAACATCGGCATCGGCTACTGGGGACGTCCCGACGAGACCGCCGAGACCTTCCACAACAAGCTGACCAACCGTCTGCCCGAAGACAGCCACACCGAAGACCTGCCGATGGACGCCAACTGGATGCGTACCGGCGACTTCGGCGTCTACGTCGACGGCGAGCTGTACATCACCGGACGCGTCAAGGATCTTGTGATCGTCGACGGCCGCAATCACTACCCGCAGGACATCGAGGTTTCGGCACAGGAAGCAAGCCCGGCTCTACGTCCGGGATTTGTCGCGGCCTTCGCTGTTCCGGCTAACCAGTTGCCGCCCGTCGTGTTCGCGAACTCCCATTCGGGTCTGACGTTCGACGACGACGATGCGTCGGAGCAGTTGGTCATCGTCGCCGAGCGTGCGCCGGGTGCCGGTAAGGCTGATCCGCAGCCGATCGCCGATACCGTCCGGGCCGCGATTGCGTCTCGTCACGGTGTGACGGCACGCGACATTCTGCTGGTTCCGGCCGGTTCCATTCCCCGTACATCCAGCGGCAAGATCGCTCGGCGTGCGTGCAAGGCAAGCTACATCGAGGGAACGCTGCGTGGTGGCTATCAGCAATCTGCATTCCCCGATAGCGTTTGA
- a CDS encoding cutinase family protein produces the protein MARGGKRRGCLIPLLIILVVAAVVIGGWYILAGRVPSPVPLPPGPEKPTTQPANCTDVQVVAIPGTWESSATDDPYNPTANPASLMLNVTRPLQGQFDPSRADVYTVPYVAQFSNPVAFPPDGQQSYNNSRAAGTAATNDFLVKRHAECPLTSYLLTGFSQGAVIAGDVAADIGNGTGAVPADLVLGVGLIADGRRDPAHGITVGPSVAGVGAELSLNGLKLPGLTMTGAREGGFGKLDDRTYQICAPSDGICDAPPAALNPGNLLTSLPRLLEYYNNPVHALYNSFQVDPDGTTATQWMAQWAADKINAAPTPPHS, from the coding sequence ATGGCGCGAGGCGGAAAGCGGCGGGGTTGTCTGATCCCGCTGCTGATCATTCTGGTGGTTGCTGCCGTCGTGATCGGCGGTTGGTACATCCTTGCCGGTCGCGTTCCGTCCCCGGTGCCGTTGCCGCCGGGTCCGGAAAAGCCGACGACGCAGCCGGCCAACTGTACCGATGTCCAGGTAGTTGCCATCCCGGGAACATGGGAATCCAGCGCCACGGATGATCCGTACAACCCGACGGCTAATCCGGCGTCGTTGATGCTCAACGTCACCAGGCCGTTGCAGGGTCAGTTCGATCCGTCACGCGCTGACGTCTACACCGTTCCGTACGTCGCGCAGTTCTCCAATCCGGTTGCGTTTCCTCCGGACGGACAGCAGTCGTACAACAACAGCCGGGCTGCGGGAACTGCTGCTACCAACGATTTTCTGGTAAAGCGTCACGCTGAATGTCCGCTGACGAGCTATCTGCTGACCGGCTTTTCGCAGGGTGCTGTCATTGCCGGAGATGTTGCCGCCGATATCGGCAACGGGACGGGCGCAGTGCCGGCAGATCTGGTTCTGGGAGTCGGGCTGATTGCCGACGGGCGTCGTGATCCGGCCCATGGAATCACCGTTGGCCCCAGCGTTGCCGGAGTAGGTGCAGAACTGTCCTTGAACGGGCTGAAGCTGCCGGGTCTCACGATGACCGGTGCCCGCGAAGGTGGGTTCGGGAAACTCGACGATCGGACTTATCAGATCTGCGCGCCCAGCGACGGAATCTGTGACGCTCCGCCGGCGGCATTGAACCCGGGAAACCTGCTGACTTCCCTGCCTCGCCTGTTGGAGTACTACAACAATCCTGTGCATGCCCTGTACAACTCATTCCAAGTCGATCCGGATGGCACGACGGCCACCCAATGGATGGCACAGTGGGCGGCTGACAAGATAAATGCTGCACCGACTCCACCGCACAGTTGA
- a CDS encoding alpha/beta hydrolase: MRFARTGLSQRLKHRALAIGAAALVLPLAAGVAGSAVATAAPAPAHSAPWGGFEELWVPSTMGNIKVQVQWAARGGNAALYLLDGLRARDDANAWSFETNALEQYRGDNITLVMPVGGQSSFYSDWYAPSNFNGQEMTYKWETFLTEELPNFLANYGVSPNNNAVLGLSMGGSAALTLAAYHRDQFKFAGSLSGYLNISAPGMREAIRVAMLDSGRFNVDSMWGPPWSPAWLRNDPFVFAPRLKGLSMYISASSGLPGQYDQPKGVIGYYNTANAMGLEAIALANTRAFQVRMNTLGIPATYNFPSNGTHMWAYWSAELFNARNQILDTMNAR, encoded by the coding sequence ATGCGTTTTGCCAGAACGGGGCTATCGCAGCGCCTCAAGCACCGAGCACTTGCAATCGGTGCCGCAGCACTTGTGCTTCCCCTCGCCGCAGGCGTCGCCGGTAGCGCTGTTGCTACCGCTGCTCCCGCTCCCGCGCACTCCGCCCCGTGGGGTGGATTCGAGGAACTCTGGGTTCCCTCCACCATGGGCAACATCAAGGTGCAGGTCCAGTGGGCCGCACGCGGCGGAAACGCAGCTCTCTACTTGCTCGACGGCCTTCGTGCTCGTGACGACGCCAACGCGTGGAGCTTCGAGACCAACGCGCTCGAGCAGTACCGCGGCGACAACATCACCCTGGTGATGCCCGTCGGCGGACAGTCCAGCTTCTACAGCGACTGGTACGCGCCCTCGAACTTCAACGGTCAAGAGATGACCTACAAGTGGGAAACCTTCCTCACGGAAGAGCTCCCGAACTTCCTCGCGAACTACGGTGTCTCGCCCAACAACAACGCCGTTCTCGGCCTGTCGATGGGTGGCAGTGCTGCACTGACTCTCGCCGCTTACCACCGCGATCAGTTCAAGTTCGCAGGCTCGCTGTCGGGCTACCTGAACATCTCGGCTCCCGGAATGCGTGAAGCCATCCGCGTCGCAATGCTCGACTCGGGCCGTTTCAACGTCGACTCCATGTGGGGACCCCCGTGGAGCCCGGCTTGGCTGCGTAACGACCCGTTCGTCTTCGCTCCGCGCCTGAAGGGCCTGTCGATGTACATCTCGGCATCCAGCGGTCTGCCCGGACAGTACGATCAGCCCAAGGGCGTTATCGGCTACTACAACACCGCCAACGCGATGGGCCTCGAGGCAATTGCACTGGCCAACACCCGCGCATTCCAGGTCCGGATGAACACGCTCGGCATTCCGGCCACCTACAATTTCCCGTCCAACGGAACCCACATGTGGGCCTACTGGTCTGCGGAACTGTTCAATGCCCGCAATCAGATTCTCGACACCATGAACGCTCGGTAA